A single Vespula vulgaris chromosome 3, iyVesVulg1.1, whole genome shotgun sequence DNA region contains:
- the LOC127062772 gene encoding RING-type E3 ubiquitin-protein ligase PPIL2, which translates to MGKRQHQKDKMYLTYTEWTTLYGGKRSGPLESSEDTTFRRLPYDHCCLSLKPLEHPYCDAQGHIFELEPLLEYVKRFKHNPVTGKSLDPKTLIKLNFYKNAQGQYHCPILFKPFTKHSHIVAIKTTGNVMSYEAVDQLNIKTRNWKDLVNDEPFIRKDIITIQDPNDVTKFNLSTFHHIKNNIRVEDEEAIKERADPTAKLKTVSMETKEILAELKRDYKEPEIKEESTKPQADKFNAAHYSTGAVAAGFTSTVMPRETTHQAAVIAEDLVRYERVKKKGYIRLLTNFGALNLELHCDLVPKTCENFVKHCQNGYYNGTKFHRSIRNFMIQGGDPTNTGNGGTSIWGKAFEDEFKPNLIHQGRGILSMANSGPNTNGSQFFITFRSCRHLDRKHTVFGKIVGGLETLNTIEKIEVDNKDRPIEDIIIQGVLVFVDPFQEAEEQLIAERAAEAEKLAQEASKNKNPDKKEGNDVLKIYRPGVGKYLKINNEDKADKDEALTIEPAVKKKKVLTNSFGNFSSW; encoded by the exons ATGGGGAAACGACAGCATcagaaagataaaat GTACTTAACATACACGGAATGGACAACATTATATGGTGGGAAAAGATCTGGTCCTCTAGAATCTAGCGAAGATACCACATTTCGACGTTTACCATATGATCATTGTTGTTTGAGTTTAAAACCACTCGAACATCCTTATTGTGATGCGCAAGGGCATATCTTTGAATTGGAACCACTTTTGGAATACGTAAAAAGATTTAAACATAATCCTGTAACAGGAAAATCTTTAGATCCtaaaacgttaataaaacTGAACTTCTATAAAAATGCACAAGGACAATATCATTGTCCAATTCTTTTTAAACCATTTACAAAACATTCGCATATTGTTGCTATTAAAACAACAGGAAACGTAATGTCATATGAg gcAGTAGACCAATTAAACATAAAGACTCGCAACTGGAAGGATTTAGTAAACGATGAGCcttttataagaaaagatataattacTATTCAAGATCCAAATGATGTAACAAAGTTTAATTTATCAACATTtcatcatattaaaaataatataagagtTGAAGATGAAG AGGCTATAAAAGAAAGAGCCGATCCAACTGCAAAACTTAAAACAGTATCTATGgagacaaaagaaatattggcagaattaaaaagagattataAAGAACcagaaattaaagaagaaagtacTAAACCGCAAGCTGATAAGTTCAATgct GCTCATTATTCGACTGGTGCTGTAGCTGCAGGATTTACTTCTACGGTAATGCCAAGAGAAACAACTCATCAAGCTGCAGTAATTGCAGAAGACTTAGTTCGATATGAAAGGGTTAAAAAGAAag gATACATAAGATTACTCACAAACTTTGGTGCTTTGAACTTGGAACTTCATTGTGATCTTGTACCAAAAACATGTGAGAATTTTGTAAAACATTGTCAAAATGGTTATTATAATGGTACAAAATTTCACAGGTCTATACGAAACTTTAtg ATTCAAGGAGGAGATCCAACGAATACTGGTAATGGTGGAACATCTATTTGGGGTAAAGCTTTTGAAGATGAATTTAAACCAAATTTAATTCATCAAGGAAGAGGTATTCTTTCAATGGCTAATTCAGGACCAAATACAAATGGATCTCAATT TTTTATCACATTTCGATCATGTCGACATCTTGATCGAAAACACACCGTTTTTGGAAAAATTGTTGGAGGTTTAGAAACGTTAAATACCATAGAAAAAATCGAAGTAGACAATAAAGATAGACCGATCgaagatattataatacaagGAGTATTAGTCTTCGTAGATCCTTTTCAAGAAGCCGAGGAACAATTAATTGCCGAAAGAGCAGCAGAAGCAGAAAAATTAGCACAGGAAgcgagtaaaaataaaaatccagataaaaaggaaggaaatgatgttctaaaaatttatcgtCCAGGCGTAGgcaaatatttaaagataaacaATGAAGACAA AGCAGACAAAGATGAAGCATTAACCATAGAGCCAGctgttaagaagaaaaaggtctTAACGAATTCTTttggaaatttttcttcttggtag